From Osmerus mordax isolate fOsmMor3 chromosome 8, fOsmMor3.pri, whole genome shotgun sequence, a single genomic window includes:
- the pum2 gene encoding pumilio homolog 2 isoform X5 yields the protein MSVPCSILGMNDVAWQESRGGMLHTNGAPEAGRGRVHGGSSLASVGGAGQGPGGPHTLQGMDRGPNPTPGIPQPPLSGRSQDDATVGYFFQRQPGEQLGGCAPSKHRWPTGDGNHVDQVRAVDEMNYDFQALALESRGMGELLPAKKLWDSDELAKDGRKGLLLGEEWRENAWGSSHHSVSQPIMVQRRPGQGFHGNGDASSVLSPRSEGGGLGVSMVEYVLSSSPGDKLDGRYRNGGYCVVDPDPDGREKNDAQEKTSPFEEDKSPEMKVGEESDTSKSNGRGLLNGMDRDVKDFNPTPGSRQASPTEAVERMGPTQAGLEMMGQHHTHVLQPQNPAQNKPLAEDFQNQEAQNMGGMEQQAGVESLQFDYAGNQIQVDSSGTPVGLFDYNSQQQLFQRSNHLAVQQLTAAQQQQYALAAAQQQHLAGLAPAFVPNPYIINTAPPGADPYTAAGLAAAATLAVVPPQYYGVPWGVYPANLFQQQAAAAASHSANQQASNQGPGPGQQQVMRAGSSQRPLTPGQGQQSQQESLAAAANPALAYAGMSGYQVLAPAAYYDQTGALVMGPGARSGLGGPVRLVQTPLLINPAAAQAAAAASASGSGNNMSGPPANGMYRSMPQQPQQPQQPQQSQNSGLPASSFYGSGSVPASSQSSSLFSHTSAAPPPSSSLGFSSTGGSLGVGLGSALGGFGSSVSSSSSSSVSRRDSLLASSDLYKRGGSSLTPIGQPFYNSLGYSSSPSPIGLTPGHSPLTPPPSLPSSHGSSSSLHLGGLTNGSGRYISAAPGAEAKYRSAGGTSSLFSSSSQLFPPSRPRYSRSDVMPSGRSRLLEDFRNNRFPNLQLRDLPGHMVEFSQDQHGSRFIQQKLERATPAERQMVFGEILQAAYQLMTDVFGNYVIQKFFEFGSADQKLALATRIRGHVLPLALQMYGCRVIQKALESISSDQQVISDIVRELDGHVLKCVKDQNGNHVVQKCIECVQPQALQFIIDAFQGQVFVLSTHPYGCRVIQRILEHCTQDQTLPLLEELHQHSEQLGQKYQGVSLEMTPKTYYTVSSDALFKDQYGNYVIQHVLEHGRPEDKSKIVAEVRGKVLVLSQHKFASNVVEKCVIHSSRAERALLIDEVCCQKDGPHSALYTMMKDQYANYVVQRMIDMAEPAQRKIIMHKIRPHIATLRKYTYGKHILAKLEKYYMKSGADLGPIGGPTNGLM from the exons GTTCGTGCTGTGGATGAGATGAACTATGATTTCCAAGCTCTGGCTTTGGAGTCTAGAGGCATGGGGGAG CTATTGCCTGCAAAAAAACTCTGGGATTCTGATGAACTGGCCAAGGATGGAAGGAAAGGGCTGCTTCTTggagaagagtggagagagaatgCGTGGGGTTCTTCTC ATCACTCCGTGTCCCAGCCAATCATGGTGCAGCGAAGGCCAGGGCAGGGTTTCCATGGAAACGGAGACGCCAGCTCTGTGCTGTCCCCTCGTTCTGAAGGCGGTGGGCTGGGGGTGAGCATGGTAGAGTATGTCCTGAGCTCCTCCCCCGGAGACAAGCTGGATGGCCGCTACAGGAACGGTGGCTAT TGTGTTGTGGACCCTGACCCAGACGGGAGAGAAAAGAATGACGCACAAGAGAAAACGTCTCCGTTTGAAGAGGACAAAAGCCCCGAGATGAAGGTTGGAGAAGAGAGCGACACCTCCAAATCTAACGGGAGAGGCCTACTCAATGGAATGGACCGAGATGTCAAAGACTTCAA TCCCACCCCAGGCAGTCGCCAGGCATCTCCCACTGAGGCGGTGGAGAGGATGGGCCCGACCCAGGCCGGTCTGGAAATGATGGGTCAGCACCACACCCATGTCCTCCAGCCCCAGAACCCAGCCCAGAACAAACCCCTGGCAGAGGACTTCCAGAACCAGGAGGCCCAGAACATGGGTGGCATGGAGCAGCAGGCTGGCGTGGAGTCCCTCCAGTTTGACTACGCTGGGAACCAGATCCAGGTGGACTCCTCTGGCACTCCGGTGGGGCTGTTTGactacaactcccagcagcag TTATTCCAGAGGTCCAACCATTTGGCTGTTCAGCAACTCACTGCTGCTCAGCAGCAGCAATATGCCCTTGCGGCTGCCCAGCAGCAACACCTTG CAGGCCTTGCTCCAGCGTTTGTGCCAAACCCCTACATCATCAACACTGCGCCCCCCGGAGCAGACCCCTACACTGCTGCTGGGCTAGCAGCAGCTGCCACTCTCGCAG TAGTCCCCCCGCAGTACTACGGCGTGCCCTGGGGCGTGTACCCCGCAAACCTCTTCCAACAACAGGCCGCTGCCGCTGCCAGTCATTCCGCTAACCAGCAGGCATCCAATCAGGGGCCAGGACCTGGACAGCAACAG GTGATGCGTGCTGGCAGCAGCCAGCGTCCCCTCACCCCAGGGCAGGgccagcagagccagcaggAGTCCCTGGCTGCGGCAGCAAACCCAGCCCTAGCCTACGCTGGGATGTCAG GTTACCAGGTTCTGGCCCCTGCAGCGTACTACGACCAGACCGGGGCCCTGGTCATGGGGCCTGGGGCCCGCAGTGGCCTTGGGGGGCCTGTTCGTCTGGTCCAGACCCCCCTGCTCATCAACCCTGCAGCAGCACAGGCCG cagctgCAGCGTCAGCGTCCGGCTCTGGCAACAACATGTCTGGCCCACCGGCCAACGGGATGTACCGCTCCATGCCCCAGCAGCCCCAGCAGCCTCAGCAGCCCCAGCAGTCCCAGAACAGCGGCCTGCCCGCCAGCTCCTTCTACGGCTCTGGCTCTGTGCCCGCCAGCTCCCAGAGTAGCTCCCTGTTCTCCCACACCAGCGCAGCCCCGCCGCCCAGCTCCTCTCTGGGCTTCAGCAGCACCGGGGGCtccctgggggtggggcttggcTCGGCACTAGGAGGCTTCGGCTCCTCAG TGTCCAGCTCCAGCTCAAGCAGCGTGTCTCGCAGGGACTCCCTGTTGGCCAGCTCCGACCTGTACAAGCGTGGCGGCAGCAGCCTCACTCCCATCGGCCAGCCCTTCTACAACAGCCTGGGCTActcctcctcacccagccccaTTGGCCTGACCCCGGGacactcccccctcacccccccgccctctctaccctcctcccatGGATCGTCCTCCAGTCTTCACCTAG GCGGCTTGACCAATGGGAGTGGGCGCTACATCTCGGCCGCTCCCGGAGCCGAGGCTAAGTACCGCAGCGCTGGGGGCACCTCTAGTCTGTTCAGCTCCTCCAGCCAGCTGTTCCCACCATCCCGCCCGCGCTACAGCCGCTCAGACGTAATGCCATCTGGACGCAGCCGGCTGCTGGAGGACTTCCGCAACAACCGCTTCCCCAACCTGCAGCTCCGTGACCTGCCGGGACACATGGTGGAGTTCTCCCAGGACCAGCACGGTTCCAG GTTCATCCAGCagaagctggagagggccaCTCCGGCCGAGAGACAGATGGTGTTTGGGGAGATCCTGCAGGCAGCCTACCAGCTCATGACGGACGTGTTTGGGAACTACGTCATCCAGAAGTTCTTTGAG TTTGGGAGTGCCGACCAGAAGCTGGCCCTGGCCACTCGTATTCGCGGCCATGTGCTACCCCTGGCCCTGCAGATGTATGGCTGCCGGGTCATCCAGAAAGCCCTGGAGTCTATTTCCTCTGACCAGCAGGTAATT AGTGACATAGTCCGGGAGCTGGATGGCCACGTGCTGAAGTGTGTGAAGGATCAGAACGGTAACCATGTGGTTCAGAAGTGTATCGAGTGTGTCCAACCTCAGGCCCTGCAGTTCATCATCGACGCCTTCCAAGGCCAG GTGTTTGTGCTGTCCACCCACCCGTATGGCTGCAGGGTGATCCAGAGGATCCTGGAGCACTgcacccaggaccagacccttCCCCTCCTGGAGGAGCTGCACCAGCACTCTGAGCAACTGGGCCAG AAATATCAAGGCGTTTCATTGGAGATGACACCCAAAACATATTATACAGTGTCCAGCGATGCACTGTTCAAG gaTCAGTATGGTAACTACGTCATCCAGCATGTTCTGGAGCATGGCAGACCCGAGGACAAGAGCAAGATCGTGGCCGAGGTCCGTGGCAAGGTCCTTGTCCTGAGCCAGCACAAATTTGCAAG CAACGTAGTGGAGAAGTGTGTGATCCACTCGTCTCGTGCGGAGCGAGCGCTGTTGATCGACGAGGTGTGCTGCCAGAAGGACGGCCCCCACAGCGCCCTGTACACCATGATGAAGGACCAGTATGCCAACTACGTGGTGCAGAGGATGATCGACATGGCTGAGCCCGCCCAGCGCAAAATCATCATGCACAAG ATTCGGCCTCATATTGCCACTTTGCGTAAGTACACCTACGGAAAGCACATCCTGGCCAAGCTAGAGAAGTACTACATGAAGAGCGGAGCTGACCTTGGACCCATCGGGGGGCCCACCAACGGCCTCATGTAG
- the pum2 gene encoding pumilio homolog 2 isoform X2 produces MSVPCSILGMNDVAWQESRGGMLHTNGAPEAGRGRVHGGSSLASVGGAGQGPGGPHTLQGMDRGPNPTPGIPQPPLSGRSQDDATVGYFFQRQPGEQLGGCAPSKHRWPTGDGNHVDQVRAVDEMNYDFQALALESRGMGELLPAKKLWDSDELAKDGRKGLLLGEEWRENAWGSSHHSVSQPIMVQRRPGQGFHGNGDASSVLSPRSEGGGLGVSMVEYVLSSSPGDKLDGRYRNGGYCVVDPDPDGREKNDAQEKTSPFEEDKSPEMKVGEESDTSKSNGRGLLNGMDRDVKDFNPTPGSRQASPTEAVERMGPTQAGLEMMGQHHTHVLQPQNPAQNKPLAEDFQNQEAQNMGGMEQQAGVESLQFDYAGNQIQVDSSGTPVGLFDYNSQQQLFQRSNHLAVQQLTAAQQQQYALAAAQQQHLGLAPAFVPNPYIINTAPPGADPYTAAGLAAAATLAGPTVVPPQYYGVPWGVYPANLFQQQAAAAASHSANQQASNQGPGPGQQQVMRAGSSQRPLTPGQGQQSQQESLAAAANPALAYAGMSGYQVLAPAAYYDQTGALVMGPGARSGLGGPVRLVQTPLLINPAAAQAAAAASASGSGNNMSGPPANGMYRSMPQQPQQPQQPQQSQNSGLPASSFYGSGSVPASSQSSSLFSHTSAAPPPSSSLGFSSTGGSLGVGLGSALGGFGSSVSSSSSSSVSRRDSLLASSDLYKRGGSSLTPIGQPFYNSLGYSSSPSPIGLTPGHSPLTPPPSLPSSHGSSSSLHLGGLTNGSGRYISAAPGAEAKYRSAGGTSSLFSSSSQLFPPSRPRYSRSDVMPSGRSRLLEDFRNNRFPNLQLRDLPGHMVEFSQDQHGSRFIQQKLERATPAERQMVFGEILQAAYQLMTDVFGNYVIQKFFEFGSADQKLALATRIRGHVLPLALQMYGCRVIQKALESISSDQQVISDIVRELDGHVLKCVKDQNGNHVVQKCIECVQPQALQFIIDAFQGQVFVLSTHPYGCRVIQRILEHCTQDQTLPLLEELHQHSEQLGQKYQGVSLEMTPKTYYTVSSDALFKDQYGNYVIQHVLEHGRPEDKSKIVAEVRGKVLVLSQHKFASNVVEKCVIHSSRAERALLIDEVCCQKDGPHSALYTMMKDQYANYVVQRMIDMAEPAQRKIIMHKIRPHIATLRKYTYGKHILAKLEKYYMKSGADLGPIGGPTNGLM; encoded by the exons GTTCGTGCTGTGGATGAGATGAACTATGATTTCCAAGCTCTGGCTTTGGAGTCTAGAGGCATGGGGGAG CTATTGCCTGCAAAAAAACTCTGGGATTCTGATGAACTGGCCAAGGATGGAAGGAAAGGGCTGCTTCTTggagaagagtggagagagaatgCGTGGGGTTCTTCTC ATCACTCCGTGTCCCAGCCAATCATGGTGCAGCGAAGGCCAGGGCAGGGTTTCCATGGAAACGGAGACGCCAGCTCTGTGCTGTCCCCTCGTTCTGAAGGCGGTGGGCTGGGGGTGAGCATGGTAGAGTATGTCCTGAGCTCCTCCCCCGGAGACAAGCTGGATGGCCGCTACAGGAACGGTGGCTAT TGTGTTGTGGACCCTGACCCAGACGGGAGAGAAAAGAATGACGCACAAGAGAAAACGTCTCCGTTTGAAGAGGACAAAAGCCCCGAGATGAAGGTTGGAGAAGAGAGCGACACCTCCAAATCTAACGGGAGAGGCCTACTCAATGGAATGGACCGAGATGTCAAAGACTTCAA TCCCACCCCAGGCAGTCGCCAGGCATCTCCCACTGAGGCGGTGGAGAGGATGGGCCCGACCCAGGCCGGTCTGGAAATGATGGGTCAGCACCACACCCATGTCCTCCAGCCCCAGAACCCAGCCCAGAACAAACCCCTGGCAGAGGACTTCCAGAACCAGGAGGCCCAGAACATGGGTGGCATGGAGCAGCAGGCTGGCGTGGAGTCCCTCCAGTTTGACTACGCTGGGAACCAGATCCAGGTGGACTCCTCTGGCACTCCGGTGGGGCTGTTTGactacaactcccagcagcag TTATTCCAGAGGTCCAACCATTTGGCTGTTCAGCAACTCACTGCTGCTCAGCAGCAGCAATATGCCCTTGCGGCTGCCCAGCAGCAACACCTTG GCCTTGCTCCAGCGTTTGTGCCAAACCCCTACATCATCAACACTGCGCCCCCCGGAGCAGACCCCTACACTGCTGCTGGGCTAGCAGCAGCTGCCACTCTCGCAG GGCCTACAGTAGTCCCCCCGCAGTACTACGGCGTGCCCTGGGGCGTGTACCCCGCAAACCTCTTCCAACAACAGGCCGCTGCCGCTGCCAGTCATTCCGCTAACCAGCAGGCATCCAATCAGGGGCCAGGACCTGGACAGCAACAG GTGATGCGTGCTGGCAGCAGCCAGCGTCCCCTCACCCCAGGGCAGGgccagcagagccagcaggAGTCCCTGGCTGCGGCAGCAAACCCAGCCCTAGCCTACGCTGGGATGTCAG GTTACCAGGTTCTGGCCCCTGCAGCGTACTACGACCAGACCGGGGCCCTGGTCATGGGGCCTGGGGCCCGCAGTGGCCTTGGGGGGCCTGTTCGTCTGGTCCAGACCCCCCTGCTCATCAACCCTGCAGCAGCACAGGCCG cagctgCAGCGTCAGCGTCCGGCTCTGGCAACAACATGTCTGGCCCACCGGCCAACGGGATGTACCGCTCCATGCCCCAGCAGCCCCAGCAGCCTCAGCAGCCCCAGCAGTCCCAGAACAGCGGCCTGCCCGCCAGCTCCTTCTACGGCTCTGGCTCTGTGCCCGCCAGCTCCCAGAGTAGCTCCCTGTTCTCCCACACCAGCGCAGCCCCGCCGCCCAGCTCCTCTCTGGGCTTCAGCAGCACCGGGGGCtccctgggggtggggcttggcTCGGCACTAGGAGGCTTCGGCTCCTCAG TGTCCAGCTCCAGCTCAAGCAGCGTGTCTCGCAGGGACTCCCTGTTGGCCAGCTCCGACCTGTACAAGCGTGGCGGCAGCAGCCTCACTCCCATCGGCCAGCCCTTCTACAACAGCCTGGGCTActcctcctcacccagccccaTTGGCCTGACCCCGGGacactcccccctcacccccccgccctctctaccctcctcccatGGATCGTCCTCCAGTCTTCACCTAG GCGGCTTGACCAATGGGAGTGGGCGCTACATCTCGGCCGCTCCCGGAGCCGAGGCTAAGTACCGCAGCGCTGGGGGCACCTCTAGTCTGTTCAGCTCCTCCAGCCAGCTGTTCCCACCATCCCGCCCGCGCTACAGCCGCTCAGACGTAATGCCATCTGGACGCAGCCGGCTGCTGGAGGACTTCCGCAACAACCGCTTCCCCAACCTGCAGCTCCGTGACCTGCCGGGACACATGGTGGAGTTCTCCCAGGACCAGCACGGTTCCAG GTTCATCCAGCagaagctggagagggccaCTCCGGCCGAGAGACAGATGGTGTTTGGGGAGATCCTGCAGGCAGCCTACCAGCTCATGACGGACGTGTTTGGGAACTACGTCATCCAGAAGTTCTTTGAG TTTGGGAGTGCCGACCAGAAGCTGGCCCTGGCCACTCGTATTCGCGGCCATGTGCTACCCCTGGCCCTGCAGATGTATGGCTGCCGGGTCATCCAGAAAGCCCTGGAGTCTATTTCCTCTGACCAGCAGGTAATT AGTGACATAGTCCGGGAGCTGGATGGCCACGTGCTGAAGTGTGTGAAGGATCAGAACGGTAACCATGTGGTTCAGAAGTGTATCGAGTGTGTCCAACCTCAGGCCCTGCAGTTCATCATCGACGCCTTCCAAGGCCAG GTGTTTGTGCTGTCCACCCACCCGTATGGCTGCAGGGTGATCCAGAGGATCCTGGAGCACTgcacccaggaccagacccttCCCCTCCTGGAGGAGCTGCACCAGCACTCTGAGCAACTGGGCCAG AAATATCAAGGCGTTTCATTGGAGATGACACCCAAAACATATTATACAGTGTCCAGCGATGCACTGTTCAAG gaTCAGTATGGTAACTACGTCATCCAGCATGTTCTGGAGCATGGCAGACCCGAGGACAAGAGCAAGATCGTGGCCGAGGTCCGTGGCAAGGTCCTTGTCCTGAGCCAGCACAAATTTGCAAG CAACGTAGTGGAGAAGTGTGTGATCCACTCGTCTCGTGCGGAGCGAGCGCTGTTGATCGACGAGGTGTGCTGCCAGAAGGACGGCCCCCACAGCGCCCTGTACACCATGATGAAGGACCAGTATGCCAACTACGTGGTGCAGAGGATGATCGACATGGCTGAGCCCGCCCAGCGCAAAATCATCATGCACAAG ATTCGGCCTCATATTGCCACTTTGCGTAAGTACACCTACGGAAAGCACATCCTGGCCAAGCTAGAGAAGTACTACATGAAGAGCGGAGCTGACCTTGGACCCATCGGGGGGCCCACCAACGGCCTCATGTAG
- the pum2 gene encoding pumilio homolog 2 isoform X9 gives MSVPCSILGMNDVAWQESRGGMLHTNGAPEAGRGRVHGGSSLASVGGAGQGPGGPHTLQGMDRGPNPTPGIPQPPLSGRSQDDATVGYFFQRQPGEQLGGCAPSKHRWPTGDGNHVDQVRAVDEMNYDFQALALESRGMGELLPAKKLWDSDELAKDGRKGLLLGEEWRENAWGSSHHSVSQPIMVQRRPGQGFHGNGDASSVLSPRSEGGGLGVSMVEYVLSSSPGDKLDGRYRNGGYCVVDPDPDGREKNDAQEKTSPFEEDKSPEMKVGEESDTSKSNGRGLLNGMDRDVKDFNPTPGSRQASPTEAVERMGPTQAGLEMMGQHHTHVLQPQNPAQNKPLAEDFQNQEAQNMGGMEQQAGVESLQFDYAGNQIQVDSSGTPVGLFDYNSQQQLFQRSNHLAVQQLTAAQQQQYALAAAQQQHLGLAPAFVPNPYIINTAPPGADPYTAAGLAAAATLAGPTVVPPQYYGVPWGVYPANLFQQQAAAAASHSANQQASNQGPGPGQQQVMRAGSSQRPLTPGQGQQSQQESLAAAANPALAYAGMSGYQVLAPAAYYDQTGALVMGPGARSGLGGPVRLVQTPLLINPAAAQAAAAASASGSGNNMSGPPANGMYRSMPQQPQQPQQPQQSQNSGLPASSFYGSGSVPASSQSSSLFSHTSAAPPPSSSLGFSSTGGSLGVGLGSALGGFGSSVSSSSSSSVSRRDSLLASSDLYKRGGSSLTPIGQPFYNSLGYSSSPSPIGLTPGHSPLTPPPSLPSSHGSSSSLHLGGLTNGSGRYISAAPGAEAKYRSAGGTSSLFSSSSQLFPPSRPRYSRSDVMPSGRSRLLEDFRNNRFPNLQLRDLPGHMVEFSQDQHGSRFIQQKLERATPAERQMVFGEILQAAYQLMTDVFGNYVIQKFFEFGSADQKLALATRIRGHVLPLALQMYGCRVIQKALESISSDQQVISDIVRELDGHVLKCVKDQNGNHVVQKCIECVQPQALQFIIDAFQGQVFVLSTHPYGCRVIQRILEHCTQDQTLPLLEELHQHSEQLGQDQYGNYVIQHVLEHGRPEDKSKIVAEVRGKVLVLSQHKFASNVVEKCVIHSSRAERALLIDEVCCQKDGPHSALYTMMKDQYANYVVQRMIDMAEPAQRKIIMHKIRPHIATLRKYTYGKHILAKLEKYYMKSGADLGPIGGPTNGLM, from the exons GTTCGTGCTGTGGATGAGATGAACTATGATTTCCAAGCTCTGGCTTTGGAGTCTAGAGGCATGGGGGAG CTATTGCCTGCAAAAAAACTCTGGGATTCTGATGAACTGGCCAAGGATGGAAGGAAAGGGCTGCTTCTTggagaagagtggagagagaatgCGTGGGGTTCTTCTC ATCACTCCGTGTCCCAGCCAATCATGGTGCAGCGAAGGCCAGGGCAGGGTTTCCATGGAAACGGAGACGCCAGCTCTGTGCTGTCCCCTCGTTCTGAAGGCGGTGGGCTGGGGGTGAGCATGGTAGAGTATGTCCTGAGCTCCTCCCCCGGAGACAAGCTGGATGGCCGCTACAGGAACGGTGGCTAT TGTGTTGTGGACCCTGACCCAGACGGGAGAGAAAAGAATGACGCACAAGAGAAAACGTCTCCGTTTGAAGAGGACAAAAGCCCCGAGATGAAGGTTGGAGAAGAGAGCGACACCTCCAAATCTAACGGGAGAGGCCTACTCAATGGAATGGACCGAGATGTCAAAGACTTCAA TCCCACCCCAGGCAGTCGCCAGGCATCTCCCACTGAGGCGGTGGAGAGGATGGGCCCGACCCAGGCCGGTCTGGAAATGATGGGTCAGCACCACACCCATGTCCTCCAGCCCCAGAACCCAGCCCAGAACAAACCCCTGGCAGAGGACTTCCAGAACCAGGAGGCCCAGAACATGGGTGGCATGGAGCAGCAGGCTGGCGTGGAGTCCCTCCAGTTTGACTACGCTGGGAACCAGATCCAGGTGGACTCCTCTGGCACTCCGGTGGGGCTGTTTGactacaactcccagcagcag TTATTCCAGAGGTCCAACCATTTGGCTGTTCAGCAACTCACTGCTGCTCAGCAGCAGCAATATGCCCTTGCGGCTGCCCAGCAGCAACACCTTG GCCTTGCTCCAGCGTTTGTGCCAAACCCCTACATCATCAACACTGCGCCCCCCGGAGCAGACCCCTACACTGCTGCTGGGCTAGCAGCAGCTGCCACTCTCGCAG GGCCTACAGTAGTCCCCCCGCAGTACTACGGCGTGCCCTGGGGCGTGTACCCCGCAAACCTCTTCCAACAACAGGCCGCTGCCGCTGCCAGTCATTCCGCTAACCAGCAGGCATCCAATCAGGGGCCAGGACCTGGACAGCAACAG GTGATGCGTGCTGGCAGCAGCCAGCGTCCCCTCACCCCAGGGCAGGgccagcagagccagcaggAGTCCCTGGCTGCGGCAGCAAACCCAGCCCTAGCCTACGCTGGGATGTCAG GTTACCAGGTTCTGGCCCCTGCAGCGTACTACGACCAGACCGGGGCCCTGGTCATGGGGCCTGGGGCCCGCAGTGGCCTTGGGGGGCCTGTTCGTCTGGTCCAGACCCCCCTGCTCATCAACCCTGCAGCAGCACAGGCCG cagctgCAGCGTCAGCGTCCGGCTCTGGCAACAACATGTCTGGCCCACCGGCCAACGGGATGTACCGCTCCATGCCCCAGCAGCCCCAGCAGCCTCAGCAGCCCCAGCAGTCCCAGAACAGCGGCCTGCCCGCCAGCTCCTTCTACGGCTCTGGCTCTGTGCCCGCCAGCTCCCAGAGTAGCTCCCTGTTCTCCCACACCAGCGCAGCCCCGCCGCCCAGCTCCTCTCTGGGCTTCAGCAGCACCGGGGGCtccctgggggtggggcttggcTCGGCACTAGGAGGCTTCGGCTCCTCAG TGTCCAGCTCCAGCTCAAGCAGCGTGTCTCGCAGGGACTCCCTGTTGGCCAGCTCCGACCTGTACAAGCGTGGCGGCAGCAGCCTCACTCCCATCGGCCAGCCCTTCTACAACAGCCTGGGCTActcctcctcacccagccccaTTGGCCTGACCCCGGGacactcccccctcacccccccgccctctctaccctcctcccatGGATCGTCCTCCAGTCTTCACCTAG GCGGCTTGACCAATGGGAGTGGGCGCTACATCTCGGCCGCTCCCGGAGCCGAGGCTAAGTACCGCAGCGCTGGGGGCACCTCTAGTCTGTTCAGCTCCTCCAGCCAGCTGTTCCCACCATCCCGCCCGCGCTACAGCCGCTCAGACGTAATGCCATCTGGACGCAGCCGGCTGCTGGAGGACTTCCGCAACAACCGCTTCCCCAACCTGCAGCTCCGTGACCTGCCGGGACACATGGTGGAGTTCTCCCAGGACCAGCACGGTTCCAG GTTCATCCAGCagaagctggagagggccaCTCCGGCCGAGAGACAGATGGTGTTTGGGGAGATCCTGCAGGCAGCCTACCAGCTCATGACGGACGTGTTTGGGAACTACGTCATCCAGAAGTTCTTTGAG TTTGGGAGTGCCGACCAGAAGCTGGCCCTGGCCACTCGTATTCGCGGCCATGTGCTACCCCTGGCCCTGCAGATGTATGGCTGCCGGGTCATCCAGAAAGCCCTGGAGTCTATTTCCTCTGACCAGCAGGTAATT AGTGACATAGTCCGGGAGCTGGATGGCCACGTGCTGAAGTGTGTGAAGGATCAGAACGGTAACCATGTGGTTCAGAAGTGTATCGAGTGTGTCCAACCTCAGGCCCTGCAGTTCATCATCGACGCCTTCCAAGGCCAG GTGTTTGTGCTGTCCACCCACCCGTATGGCTGCAGGGTGATCCAGAGGATCCTGGAGCACTgcacccaggaccagacccttCCCCTCCTGGAGGAGCTGCACCAGCACTCTGAGCAACTGGGCCAG gaTCAGTATGGTAACTACGTCATCCAGCATGTTCTGGAGCATGGCAGACCCGAGGACAAGAGCAAGATCGTGGCCGAGGTCCGTGGCAAGGTCCTTGTCCTGAGCCAGCACAAATTTGCAAG CAACGTAGTGGAGAAGTGTGTGATCCACTCGTCTCGTGCGGAGCGAGCGCTGTTGATCGACGAGGTGTGCTGCCAGAAGGACGGCCCCCACAGCGCCCTGTACACCATGATGAAGGACCAGTATGCCAACTACGTGGTGCAGAGGATGATCGACATGGCTGAGCCCGCCCAGCGCAAAATCATCATGCACAAG ATTCGGCCTCATATTGCCACTTTGCGTAAGTACACCTACGGAAAGCACATCCTGGCCAAGCTAGAGAAGTACTACATGAAGAGCGGAGCTGACCTTGGACCCATCGGGGGGCCCACCAACGGCCTCATGTAG